Proteins from a genomic interval of Musa acuminata AAA Group cultivar baxijiao chromosome BXJ1-9, Cavendish_Baxijiao_AAA, whole genome shotgun sequence:
- the LOC135594406 gene encoding uncharacterized protein LOC135594406 has product MGRWVRPEVFPLMAAMTFVTSMCVFQLTRNMLMNPDVRINKTNRTTAVLENAEEGEKYSQHSLRRFLSHRPPEVFPALNRFFSSADE; this is encoded by the exons ATGGGTCGTTGGGTGAGGCCAGAG GTTTTCCCGCTCATGGCGGCGATGACCTTCGTGACGAGTATGTGCGTGTTCCAGCTCACGCGGAATATGCTCATGAACCCTGATGTCAG GATCAACAAGACGAATCGCACCACAGCGGTGCTCGAGAACGCAGAGGAAGGTGAGAAGTATAGCCAACACAGCCTGCGCAGGTTCCTCAGCCATCGCCCCCCCGAAGTGTTTCCGGCTCTCAATCGCTTCTTCTCCAGCGCTGACGAATAG